In the Flavobacterium pallidum genome, one interval contains:
- the pruA gene encoding L-glutamate gamma-semialdehyde dehydrogenase has translation MLKGFFHVPKAVNEPVKAYRPGSPEKEAVLAAYNAMWNAQVDVPLYIGSEEIRTGNTKNMSAPHDHKHVVGTYHLAEKKHVDMAIENALAAKDAWADLAWEQRAAIFLKAAELIAGPYRARINAATMIAQSKTVFQAEIDAACELIDFLRFNVEFMTQIYNDQPKSNSDMWNRLEYRPLEGFVYAITPFNFTAIAANLPASAAMMGNVVIWKPSDSQVFSAKVIIDVFKEAGVPDGVINVVFGDAAMISNTIFDHADFAGIHFTGSTHVFKDIFKTIGNNIDKYKTYPRIVGETGGKDFIVAHPSADVKQVVTGIARGAFEFQGQKCSAASRGYIPQSLWPAVKEQLIADVKSMKMGSPADFSNFVTAVIHEGSFDKLASYIDQAKKDKDAEIIIGGNYDKSVGYFIEPTVIVTTNPHYATMETELFGPVMTIYVYDDNKWSETLKLVDETSPYALTGAVFSQDRYALAEATEVLKNAAGNFYINDKPTGAVVGMQPFGGARASGTNDKAGSALNLLRWVSPRTIKETFVTPTDYRYPFLGE, from the coding sequence ATGTTAAAAGGTTTTTTTCATGTGCCAAAAGCGGTCAATGAACCGGTGAAGGCTTACAGGCCGGGAAGTCCGGAAAAAGAGGCTGTGCTTGCGGCTTACAATGCAATGTGGAATGCTCAGGTTGATGTGCCGTTGTATATCGGGAGTGAGGAGATCAGGACCGGGAATACGAAAAACATGTCCGCGCCGCATGACCATAAGCACGTTGTTGGGACCTATCATCTGGCCGAGAAAAAGCATGTGGATATGGCCATTGAAAACGCTTTGGCGGCAAAAGATGCCTGGGCAGACCTTGCCTGGGAGCAGCGCGCAGCGATTTTCCTGAAAGCCGCCGAATTGATTGCCGGGCCTTACCGTGCCAGGATCAATGCCGCAACGATGATCGCGCAATCGAAGACGGTTTTCCAGGCCGAGATTGATGCGGCGTGCGAACTGATCGACTTTTTGCGTTTCAACGTCGAGTTCATGACGCAGATCTACAACGACCAGCCTAAATCGAATTCGGATATGTGGAATCGTTTGGAATACCGCCCGCTGGAAGGGTTCGTGTATGCGATTACGCCGTTTAACTTTACCGCGATTGCTGCGAATTTGCCTGCGAGCGCCGCGATGATGGGCAATGTAGTGATTTGGAAACCAAGCGACAGCCAGGTATTCTCTGCCAAAGTGATCATCGATGTATTTAAGGAAGCAGGTGTTCCGGATGGCGTGATTAACGTGGTCTTCGGCGATGCGGCGATGATCAGCAACACGATTTTCGACCATGCTGACTTTGCGGGAATCCATTTTACGGGATCAACGCATGTGTTTAAGGATATCTTTAAAACAATCGGAAATAATATCGATAAATATAAAACTTACCCGAGGATTGTCGGGGAAACCGGCGGCAAGGATTTCATCGTCGCGCATCCCTCTGCGGACGTGAAGCAGGTTGTTACGGGAATTGCACGTGGCGCATTTGAATTCCAGGGACAGAAATGCTCGGCGGCATCGCGCGGTTATATTCCGCAAAGCCTTTGGCCTGCCGTGAAAGAACAGTTGATTGCTGATGTAAAATCGATGAAAATGGGTTCGCCTGCGGATTTCTCGAATTTCGTTACGGCGGTGATCCACGAAGGTTCGTTTGACAAGCTGGCTTCGTATATCGACCAGGCGAAAAAAGACAAGGATGCCGAAATCATTATCGGTGGCAATTATGACAAATCTGTGGGTTATTTTATTGAACCAACAGTGATTGTGACCACCAATCCGCATTATGCCACGATGGAAACAGAGTTGTTCGGGCCTGTGATGACGATTTATGTGTATGACGACAACAAATGGAGCGAGACTTTGAAACTGGTGGATGAAACTTCTCCGTATGCCCTGACCGGCGCAGTGTTCAGTCAGGACCGTTATGCACTTGCAGAAGCCACAGAAGTGTTGAAGAATGCCGCCGGAAATTTCTACATCAACGACAAACCGACAGGAGCGGTCGTGGGCATGCAGCCATTTGGCGGGGCAAGGGCTTCGGGCACGAATGACAAGGCGGGATCGGCGCTGAATTTATTGCGTTGGGTGTCTCCAAGAACGATAAAAGAAACGTTCGTAACGCCTACGGATTACCGTTATCCGTTTTTAGGGGAATAA